Proteins from a genomic interval of Corynebacterium freiburgense:
- the pknB gene encoding Stk1 family PASTA domain-containing Ser/Thr kinase has product MAGLQVGDVLEGRYRIETPIARGGMSTVYRCIDLRLGRSVAAKVMDERFIDDPVFRTRFRREARSMAMLSHPCLVNVYDASSDGEHVFLIMELITGGTLRELLDERGPMEPAAAAAVMRSVLTGLSVAHEAGMVHRDIKPDNVLINGNHQVKLADFGLVRAGADSRHSTDQIVGTVSYLSPEQVTGGDIGPQSDVYSAGLLFFELLTGKTPFSGDTPVAHAYQRLNEDVPAPSTKQPGIPTEFDALISQATSRQAEHRFADAGEFLAAVEQTVAELDLPIPEVPIPMNSAAHRANAKASPPTDLLTSAMVAAGIGNSLENAATTVIPAVTENPDDAPTEIVQSPAPPPAGPPVHATTAYQRPTETTGEIPVQEGPQQTLQVPGTPLPQYSAPPGPPQSAVPATIEPEQPAPKPVENRSKVKLGIWLIVIGLVTAAVVVGGWWIGSGRYDEVPQIIGMERTAAETALTQAGFTPVVSDTYSDEIEAGLVASSDPEPGGWVARGGEVALLISLGKPTVPGIPESYDANEYRSLLQDRTLVWSQGDDVYSDEVPRGGVVSTDPGIGQTVNTGTKVTVSLSKGPAPVNIPDVRSKSREEAVRILEESGLKVTGIEETYDQDIPRGHVVSTKPEINREVPRGSQVQLVVSNAIEVPDVTGLTEQEAKKKLAEVGISVRTVTDDSSGSGGTKVVTGVVPLPGRFIDPQNAQVDLTVTRQIRVPLVIGRTVKDAVAALKREGFEVEGVDDASNSDRIISQSPAPTTLVEYGSTITLYPF; this is encoded by the coding sequence ATGGCAGGATTGCAGGTTGGCGATGTCCTTGAGGGTCGCTATCGAATTGAAACCCCCATTGCACGGGGTGGAATGTCCACCGTATATCGGTGTATTGACCTCCGTTTAGGGCGTAGTGTCGCCGCAAAAGTAATGGACGAAAGGTTTATCGACGATCCCGTTTTCCGCACGCGCTTCCGCCGAGAAGCGCGCTCTATGGCCATGCTCTCCCACCCATGCCTGGTAAATGTCTATGACGCCAGTAGCGATGGTGAGCACGTCTTCCTGATTATGGAATTAATTACCGGCGGCACCCTCCGCGAGCTCCTTGATGAGCGCGGCCCCATGGAACCAGCAGCCGCAGCGGCCGTAATGCGAAGCGTTCTTACCGGACTTTCAGTAGCACATGAAGCCGGCATGGTGCACCGCGATATTAAACCTGACAATGTTCTTATTAATGGCAACCACCAGGTAAAACTCGCCGACTTTGGATTAGTGCGTGCCGGCGCTGATTCCCGCCATTCCACCGACCAAATTGTAGGCACCGTGTCCTATCTTTCGCCGGAACAAGTTACTGGCGGGGATATCGGCCCCCAAAGCGACGTATACTCCGCTGGCTTATTGTTCTTTGAGTTGCTTACCGGCAAAACCCCGTTTTCCGGGGACACACCCGTTGCACACGCATATCAGCGCCTTAATGAAGATGTGCCCGCCCCTTCAACCAAGCAACCTGGTATCCCCACTGAATTTGATGCACTTATTTCGCAGGCGACCTCACGCCAAGCCGAACACCGCTTTGCGGACGCTGGGGAGTTTCTTGCAGCAGTTGAACAAACTGTAGCCGAACTTGATCTGCCAATCCCAGAAGTACCAATTCCGATGAATTCTGCGGCACATCGGGCAAACGCTAAAGCATCTCCACCCACGGATTTATTGACCTCAGCCATGGTTGCTGCGGGCATTGGGAATTCTTTGGAGAATGCCGCCACCACCGTAATACCTGCGGTGACGGAAAACCCAGATGATGCCCCCACAGAAATCGTACAAAGCCCGGCCCCACCTCCTGCTGGACCTCCGGTGCACGCAACCACGGCATATCAGCGCCCTACTGAAACCACCGGGGAAATCCCAGTTCAGGAAGGACCACAGCAAACGCTTCAGGTTCCAGGCACTCCACTTCCGCAATATTCGGCTCCTCCCGGCCCACCGCAAAGCGCTGTACCTGCCACAATTGAGCCGGAGCAGCCAGCACCAAAACCCGTGGAGAACCGCTCGAAAGTAAAGTTGGGGATCTGGCTTATTGTAATCGGATTAGTTACTGCGGCCGTTGTAGTCGGCGGTTGGTGGATTGGATCCGGACGCTATGACGAAGTACCCCAGATTATTGGTATGGAACGCACCGCCGCTGAAACTGCCCTTACCCAGGCAGGTTTTACACCGGTAGTTTCAGACACATATTCGGATGAAATTGAAGCAGGCTTGGTTGCAAGTTCAGATCCGGAACCTGGCGGCTGGGTTGCCCGAGGGGGCGAAGTTGCGCTCTTGATTTCTTTGGGAAAACCTACCGTTCCGGGGATACCAGAATCATATGATGCAAACGAGTATCGCAGCCTCCTTCAAGACCGAACACTAGTTTGGAGCCAGGGTGACGATGTGTATTCGGATGAAGTTCCCCGAGGAGGCGTGGTTTCCACCGACCCAGGCATCGGGCAAACGGTCAATACCGGAACAAAAGTAACGGTTTCTTTAAGTAAAGGCCCGGCGCCAGTTAATATCCCCGATGTACGCAGCAAATCACGCGAGGAGGCCGTTCGCATCCTTGAGGAATCCGGCCTAAAAGTCACCGGAATAGAAGAAACATACGATCAAGATATTCCCCGAGGCCATGTGGTTTCCACAAAACCAGAGATTAACCGGGAAGTGCCGCGCGGCAGCCAGGTGCAGCTTGTTGTTTCCAATGCCATTGAAGTCCCTGATGTAACAGGCCTTACGGAGCAAGAAGCGAAAAAGAAACTCGCCGAAGTTGGAATTAGTGTTCGTACCGTTACAGATGATTCTTCTGGCAGTGGCGGCACTAAAGTTGTAACGGGTGTAGTCCCATTGCCCGGACGCTTTATTGATCCACAAAACGCCCAGGTGGATTTGACAGTGACCCGCCAAATTCGGGTTCCCCTCGTAATTGGCCGCACGGTCAAAGATGCGGTGGCAGCCCTAAAGCGCGAAGGTTTTGAGGTGGAAGGCGTTGATGATGCAAGCAATTCAGATCGGATTATTTCCCAGTCCCCAGCCCCAACAACCCTAGTTGAGTATGGGTCTACCATTACGCTCTACCCATTTTAG
- a CDS encoding glycosyltransferase 87 family protein: MGLPLRSTHFSWIALIAMACAVSVNPSGWRYQVDVDVYRQGALALLTQPGELYTQVFHTEHASLPFTYPPFGAIVLIPLGMVPQRIAEVSLTVVSIGCLFWSLRVVLSHIEATHLTVPLTTIALLCEPATSTLSFGQINIALMAFVLSDALATNKHLPRGALTGIAAAIKLTPAVFFLYFLLRKDYRSLGWTLGSFTLATGFAAVIRWDDTFQYFHTTLWQTERIGDFGNATNISVMAALTRTEYTSAWPWIIVIIGALACWAAYISRFDAASLLSIAVFGLCASPISWSHHWVWLIPATILCFWSTSMFWKAWAIWAITAMTIGQVHKWLPFGQWSLWENILAIHYIPLGLAFVIGTIVQEKNSPPKAGNFVIFNH; this comes from the coding sequence ATGGGTCTACCATTACGCTCTACCCATTTTAGTTGGATTGCGCTTATCGCAATGGCATGTGCGGTAAGTGTGAATCCTTCTGGCTGGCGATACCAAGTCGATGTAGATGTGTACCGTCAAGGGGCTTTGGCTTTGCTTACACAACCAGGCGAGTTGTATACGCAAGTTTTCCATACGGAGCATGCGTCTTTACCGTTTACATACCCGCCGTTTGGCGCTATTGTGTTGATTCCGCTTGGAATGGTGCCACAAAGAATTGCGGAAGTTTCGCTTACAGTGGTCTCTATTGGATGTTTGTTTTGGTCTTTGCGTGTAGTGCTGTCCCACATTGAAGCCACTCATTTGACCGTCCCCCTGACCACCATCGCACTTTTGTGTGAACCGGCGACCAGTACCCTGTCGTTTGGTCAGATCAATATCGCGCTTATGGCTTTCGTACTTTCCGACGCCCTCGCCACCAACAAACACCTCCCCCGCGGAGCCCTTACCGGCATTGCGGCCGCAATTAAACTGACCCCAGCCGTGTTTTTTCTCTACTTTTTATTGCGAAAAGATTATCGATCCTTGGGCTGGACATTAGGTAGTTTTACACTTGCAACTGGTTTTGCGGCTGTAATTCGTTGGGATGACACCTTCCAGTATTTTCACACGACCCTCTGGCAAACTGAACGTATTGGCGACTTCGGCAATGCCACCAATATTTCCGTTATGGCCGCTCTTACCCGCACTGAATATACCTCCGCATGGCCATGGATTATCGTCATCATTGGCGCTCTCGCCTGCTGGGCTGCCTATATCTCGCGTTTCGACGCCGCCAGCCTGCTCAGCATTGCGGTATTCGGGCTTTGCGCCTCCCCCATTAGTTGGTCCCACCATTGGGTTTGGCTTATCCCCGCAACAATCCTCTGTTTTTGGTCAACATCTATGTTTTGGAAAGCCTGGGCTATTTGGGCAATTACCGCAATGACTATTGGACAGGTCCATAAATGGCTTCCTTTTGGCCAATGGTCTCTATGGGAAAACATCCTTGCAATTCACTATATTCCACTAGGCCTCGCCTTCGTTATTGGAACTATTGTGCAAGAAAAAAATTCCCCGCCAAAAGCAGGGAATTTCGTGATTTTTAACCACTAA
- a CDS encoding class II 3-deoxy-7-phosphoheptulonate synthase codes for MSWTVDIPVAELPDLPPLPGGIQERFDDVISRPAYQQPSWDQQQANTVRKILESVPPIVVAPEIRALRKQLEEVALGRAFLLQGGDCAETFESNTEPHIRANIKTLLQMAVVLTYGASTPVVKMARIAGQYAKPRSQDLDEHGLPNYRGDIVNGVEATVESRRHDPARMIRAYANSSAAMNLVRALTSSGTADLHRLNEWNREFVAQSRAGARYEALAQEIERGMAFMEACGVADENLRHADIFCSHEALLVDYERAMLRLAEDEDGNTELYNLSAHQVWIGERTRGIEDFHVNFAALIANPIGLKIGPSVTPEEAVAYADRLDPKFEPGRLTLVARMGHDKVRTVLPDIVRAVEASGHKVIWQCDPMHGNTTTASNGYKTRHFDKVIDEVQGFFEVHRQLGTHPGGIHIELTGEDVTECLGGAEDITDVDLPGRYESACDPRLNTQQSLELSFLVAEMLRN; via the coding sequence GTGAGTTGGACTGTAGATATTCCCGTGGCTGAGCTCCCAGATCTGCCGCCATTGCCTGGCGGCATCCAAGAGCGTTTTGATGACGTTATTTCACGCCCCGCATACCAGCAGCCAAGCTGGGATCAGCAGCAAGCGAATACCGTCCGTAAAATTTTAGAATCGGTACCACCGATTGTGGTAGCCCCTGAGATCCGTGCATTACGGAAACAATTAGAAGAGGTTGCGTTAGGACGCGCCTTCCTCCTGCAAGGAGGTGATTGCGCCGAAACATTTGAATCGAATACCGAGCCGCATATTCGAGCAAATATTAAAACACTATTGCAGATGGCCGTGGTACTTACCTATGGTGCTTCAACGCCAGTGGTGAAAATGGCCCGAATTGCTGGACAGTATGCAAAGCCTCGTTCGCAGGACCTTGATGAGCATGGTCTGCCAAATTACCGAGGTGACATTGTCAATGGCGTCGAAGCCACCGTAGAATCGCGACGCCATGATCCGGCTCGAATGATCCGCGCGTATGCGAACTCTTCTGCGGCAATGAACCTGGTGCGGGCATTGACTTCATCAGGCACAGCTGATTTGCACCGCCTTAATGAATGGAATCGAGAGTTCGTTGCACAATCTCGAGCCGGTGCTCGTTATGAGGCGCTTGCCCAGGAAATTGAGCGCGGCATGGCTTTTATGGAGGCCTGTGGTGTAGCGGATGAAAACCTCCGGCACGCGGATATTTTCTGTTCTCATGAAGCTTTGCTTGTTGATTATGAGCGAGCGATGCTGCGCTTGGCAGAAGACGAAGACGGCAATACCGAGCTTTATAACCTTTCAGCACACCAAGTGTGGATTGGGGAGCGCACCCGCGGAATTGAAGACTTCCACGTGAACTTTGCTGCGTTGATTGCCAACCCAATTGGTCTCAAGATTGGGCCTTCGGTCACCCCAGAGGAGGCCGTCGCCTATGCTGATCGCCTGGATCCGAAGTTCGAACCTGGACGACTTACACTGGTTGCTCGCATGGGACATGATAAAGTTCGCACGGTCCTTCCTGATATCGTGCGTGCGGTTGAAGCATCAGGCCACAAAGTTATCTGGCAATGTGACCCCATGCATGGAAATACCACCACAGCTTCGAATGGTTATAAGACTCGCCACTTTGACAAGGTTATTGATGAAGTGCAAGGGTTCTTTGAGGTGCATCGCCAGTTAGGAACACACCCTGGTGGTATCCATATTGAACTGACCGGTGAAGATGTTACCGAATGTCTGGGTGGTGCTGAGGATATTACCGACGTCGACCTACCAGGGCGCTACGAGTCAGCTTGCGACCCCCGGTTAAACACCCAACAATCCTTGGAATTATCATTTCTAGTTGCGGAAATGCTTCGTAATTAG
- a CDS encoding polyadenylate-specific 3'-exoribonuclease AS — protein MRFFYDTEFIEDGTTIDLVSIGIVGEDGREYYAVSTAFDESKANDWVRKNVLNQLPNPGDPVWRSPEQIKAEVLEFLLDAPGDPELWAWVGAYDHVVLVQLWGDMIGLPRRIPRFTRELKQYWEFAGRPRLPKLPDNNHDALVDARHNLAKFKVCFEKVPLSAQNSAVLSL, from the coding sequence ATGCGCTTTTTCTACGACACGGAATTTATTGAAGACGGCACCACTATCGATCTCGTTTCCATTGGCATTGTCGGTGAGGACGGCCGTGAATACTATGCAGTATCTACCGCGTTTGATGAAAGCAAAGCCAATGATTGGGTTCGTAAAAATGTACTGAACCAATTGCCAAACCCCGGTGACCCAGTGTGGCGATCACCAGAGCAAATAAAAGCGGAAGTTCTAGAATTTCTTCTCGACGCCCCCGGCGACCCGGAGTTATGGGCTTGGGTCGGGGCATATGACCACGTTGTGCTCGTCCAACTTTGGGGTGACATGATCGGTTTGCCAAGACGGATCCCTCGGTTTACCCGAGAGCTTAAGCAGTATTGGGAATTTGCCGGGCGCCCACGCTTGCCAAAGCTTCCCGACAATAATCACGACGCTTTAGTGGATGCGCGCCATAATTTGGCGAAATTCAAAGTGTGTTTTGAAAAAGTGCCTCTTAGTGCTCAAAACTCGGCGGTGCTCTCGCTATAA
- a CDS encoding glycosyltransferase 87 family protein — translation MSTHEREKQSLEQLSAQQISHILGHPAIIITAALLALYAFSLRVVDFDAIGTSAFWRYHIDIDVYREGGRAFLRGENLYTQDYAVGGIQLPFTYPPLAAILFAPLAAVPLSFGAVVFDLASMIVLWWCLVIVLRHAAPVVPARLVALLVLPAALFLEPVTETLDFVQVNIFLMALVLIDILTKKPWLPRGFWIGFAAAIKLTPAVFGLYFLIRRDWKSAGVAIGSGLGFTALAWLISPSNSMQYWLHTLNDPSRIGGLGYAGNQSIRGLLFRLVGEDASELLWKVSILALIAVIAVAMYRSSPAVAVVLNSLVALLCSPVSWSHHWVWMVPALVLLGAAAHRHWTILVGFSALLFAGFFPPHWMLPHHDDAELGWNGAQQVLGSSYVLLALVLVVGVLVVNFRKRTAAS, via the coding sequence GTGAGTACACACGAACGCGAAAAACAGTCTTTAGAGCAGCTTTCTGCGCAGCAAATTAGCCACATATTGGGGCATCCTGCCATTATTATTACGGCAGCATTGCTGGCACTATATGCGTTTTCGCTAAGGGTTGTGGATTTCGATGCAATTGGTACCAGCGCATTTTGGCGCTATCACATTGATATTGATGTTTACCGTGAAGGTGGGCGCGCATTCCTCCGGGGTGAAAACCTTTATACGCAGGATTATGCGGTTGGCGGTATTCAATTACCGTTTACCTATCCCCCGCTAGCTGCAATTTTATTTGCGCCGCTTGCGGCGGTGCCATTGTCCTTTGGCGCGGTTGTTTTTGATTTAGCGTCGATGATTGTGTTGTGGTGGTGCTTGGTAATTGTGCTGCGCCATGCGGCACCGGTGGTCCCGGCAAGGCTTGTGGCATTACTAGTGTTGCCTGCGGCGCTGTTTTTAGAACCAGTCACAGAAACTCTGGATTTTGTGCAGGTAAATATTTTCCTGATGGCCTTGGTCCTGATAGATATTTTAACTAAGAAACCCTGGCTACCCAGAGGTTTCTGGATTGGTTTTGCCGCCGCAATTAAGTTAACTCCTGCGGTATTTGGTTTGTATTTTTTGATTCGCCGTGATTGGAAGTCAGCAGGGGTAGCCATCGGGTCTGGACTCGGCTTTACCGCATTGGCTTGGTTGATTAGCCCTTCGAATTCAATGCAATATTGGTTGCACACTTTGAATGATCCGTCTCGTATTGGCGGATTAGGGTATGCCGGAAACCAATCAATTCGGGGACTGCTATTCCGCCTTGTTGGAGAGGACGCATCAGAATTACTGTGGAAGGTCAGTATTCTGGCGCTGATTGCGGTGATTGCTGTGGCAATGTATCGTTCCTCACCTGCGGTTGCGGTGGTTTTAAATTCTTTGGTTGCATTGCTGTGTTCTCCGGTTTCATGGTCGCATCACTGGGTGTGGATGGTTCCTGCCTTGGTGTTATTGGGCGCTGCCGCACATAGGCATTGGACGATTTTGGTAGGGTTTAGCGCTTTATTGTTTGCTGGTTTTTTCCCGCCACATTGGATGTTGCCGCATCACGATGATGCGGAATTGGGTTGGAATGGCGCCCAACAAGTCCTGGGCAGTTCGTATGTGCTTTTGGCTCTCGTGTTGGTAGTTGGGGTATTGGTTGTGAATTTCCGTAAGCGGACGGCGGCGTCGTAA
- a CDS encoding HNH endonuclease signature motif containing protein: protein MVARRNAFFHVQAPENYNGARRLALNIEEFEFYRYHVAARHFQYADVHKVIAQMCCDDPGLRKARVRLMLGFVYRLQEQLPELAPYVFQDGLVTPDMACAMERAFQDLPTTPPLRLTQALQRVLIQRFTPRVEHQRLPTPRALRKVIERVLSMYGSIDQVEKTAKPNYWSVPSLNSGLWLIGAEVDKLTAESMDRHIEAVAKNEKISKVEAMTRLICGTAKTTNITIIGIGENSPTEALTVAELEHFGKLDVDTQLRVHNYPVRYRNALEIANLRRDIYHPTDDQRAVVRLRDGHCRFPGCETPASACDIDHVITFEAGGWTALGNLQCLCRGHHNLKTDRKVTAHMDSDGAVTWQDTDPKIGKEYQNLGTTFPEGPLAGLCSHPTHNVTRHSGKTTADDNTSPPIRRGMGRFGTTIDANNETIRQSRQAERERHVDPEDDTPPPF from the coding sequence ATGGTTGCTCGCAGGAACGCCTTCTTTCATGTGCAGGCGCCGGAGAACTATAACGGTGCGCGGCGGTTGGCGCTGAATATTGAAGAATTTGAGTTTTACCGTTATCACGTAGCTGCCCGTCATTTTCAATACGCTGATGTGCATAAGGTAATCGCTCAAATGTGCTGCGATGATCCGGGGCTCCGAAAAGCACGCGTGCGTCTTATGTTGGGGTTTGTATACCGTCTTCAAGAGCAGTTGCCAGAGTTGGCGCCGTATGTTTTTCAAGACGGGTTAGTCACCCCGGACATGGCATGCGCAATGGAACGTGCGTTTCAAGACTTGCCGACGACCCCGCCGCTCCGGCTTACCCAGGCCTTGCAGCGGGTACTTATCCAACGATTCACCCCAAGAGTGGAACATCAACGCCTACCTACGCCGCGGGCACTCCGCAAAGTAATTGAACGTGTGTTAAGTATGTATGGGTCAATTGATCAAGTAGAAAAAACAGCAAAACCAAACTACTGGAGCGTGCCCAGCCTCAACTCCGGGCTATGGCTTATCGGTGCCGAGGTAGATAAATTAACAGCAGAATCGATGGATCGCCATATCGAAGCCGTTGCCAAAAACGAGAAAATAAGCAAAGTGGAAGCAATGACACGGCTAATCTGCGGTACGGCAAAAACCACGAACATAACGATTATCGGGATTGGGGAAAATTCTCCGACTGAAGCCCTAACCGTTGCCGAACTCGAGCACTTTGGCAAACTCGATGTAGACACGCAGTTGCGCGTCCACAACTATCCGGTGCGCTACCGAAACGCGCTTGAAATAGCTAACCTGCGTCGAGATATTTACCATCCCACAGACGATCAACGCGCGGTAGTGCGCCTCCGAGACGGCCACTGCAGGTTCCCAGGCTGTGAAACCCCTGCTTCTGCCTGTGATATCGACCATGTGATTACATTTGAAGCTGGTGGTTGGACTGCACTCGGCAACCTCCAATGTCTATGTCGCGGACACCACAACCTTAAAACCGACCGTAAAGTTACCGCACACATGGACTCCGACGGTGCCGTCACCTGGCAAGATACCGACCCGAAAATTGGCAAGGAATACCAGAACCTTGGCACGACTTTTCCTGAAGGACCACTTGCCGGGCTTTGTAGCCACCCCACACACAATGTAACCCGACACTCAGGGAAAACCACCGCCGACGACAATACCAGCCCACCAATCAGGCGCGGTATGGGTAGATTCGGCACCACCATCGACGCCAACAACGAAACAATTAGGCAAAGCAGACAAGCCGAACGAGAACGCCACGTCGACCCCGAAGACGACACCCCGCCACCGTTCTAA
- a CDS encoding lipoprotein LpqH, producing MRNVSLIALVPIVAASMVACGETNTATESASSAVSSVTSSAAEMTKTTSSASEATSNAMAPAGEGQVIVEVDGAPVEGNFVPITCRPDVTDGTPELNIESPKGQPEELDIDINNPDETPTLDSLDLRANNIHLETEDQQEMAAMIEKSENTWTVETDAFQEGTQQVSKVKVKVTC from the coding sequence ATGAGGAACGTAAGTTTGATTGCACTTGTGCCGATTGTTGCGGCTTCGATGGTTGCGTGCGGTGAAACCAATACCGCAACCGAAAGTGCATCTAGTGCAGTTTCGAGTGTCACATCATCGGCTGCGGAAATGACAAAAACTACGTCCAGTGCTTCAGAAGCAACTTCAAATGCAATGGCGCCTGCTGGCGAAGGCCAAGTGATAGTGGAGGTTGATGGCGCGCCTGTGGAGGGTAACTTCGTTCCCATAACGTGCCGCCCAGATGTCACTGATGGTACACCCGAGTTAAATATTGAATCACCAAAGGGGCAACCAGAGGAACTTGATATTGATATCAATAACCCCGATGAGACCCCAACCCTTGACAGTCTGGACCTCCGAGCAAACAATATCCACCTGGAAACCGAGGACCAGCAGGAAATGGCGGCCATGATCGAAAAGAGTGAAAATACCTGGACAGTGGAAACTGACGCTTTCCAAGAAGGCACCCAGCAAGTTTCAAAGGTAAAGGTCAAAGTGACCTGCTAG
- a CDS encoding acyltransferase family protein encodes MSNPAVVKSTAAPRKAERLAWPDTARGLSILGVILLHACLAVPNGMDTLPAQYNQMISALRLPLFFLVSGFFSMKILQYSFTQLLAKRLWFFIVPYVLWVPVEQWLKNVEFEKFHNQPMPDFWFYWDVTVGGRNMYWFLYCLVLCNLGLWCTRKLEPWIAVALSFLPLTLLVASEWEPIVLNIMVFMPVFFIGAHGRSLITWFADRVMYLWGLGVASLSYAAGYVLETLWTLRLQYPVEGWHLPGNILLVSDDIDVLVKLTVRLLMLPAAIALVVVLSRVPGINKILELMGRHTLVLYLGHPIALTLLFNFTYRYEEIAFTEETGSLWDSPTLWIGYCILIAFGGGVLVECLKRIPVLSWVVVPRPTPWDVLDKIRSRSKKSVVSGTHDVAVTQRS; translated from the coding sequence GTGAGCAACCCGGCAGTGGTAAAAAGCACAGCTGCCCCACGTAAGGCGGAACGTTTGGCCTGGCCAGATACTGCCCGCGGACTATCAATCCTCGGGGTAATTCTGCTCCATGCATGCCTTGCCGTACCCAACGGCATGGATACATTGCCTGCACAATACAACCAAATGATCTCAGCCTTGCGGCTTCCCCTGTTCTTTTTGGTCAGCGGGTTTTTCTCTATGAAGATCCTGCAGTATAGCTTTACTCAACTCCTTGCAAAGCGCTTATGGTTTTTTATTGTTCCGTACGTGCTTTGGGTACCGGTGGAACAATGGTTGAAAAACGTTGAGTTTGAGAAGTTCCATAATCAGCCAATGCCCGATTTTTGGTTTTATTGGGATGTCACCGTGGGTGGCAGAAATATGTATTGGTTTTTGTACTGCCTGGTTCTATGTAACTTGGGGCTGTGGTGTACTCGGAAACTTGAACCATGGATTGCGGTGGCATTATCGTTTTTGCCACTTACGCTTTTGGTTGCATCTGAGTGGGAGCCAATCGTACTAAACATTATGGTGTTTATGCCAGTGTTTTTTATTGGTGCGCATGGCCGTTCGCTGATTACCTGGTTTGCTGACCGCGTTATGTACCTTTGGGGTTTAGGGGTTGCATCATTAAGTTATGCGGCTGGCTATGTTCTGGAAACTCTGTGGACACTCCGCCTGCAATATCCAGTAGAAGGTTGGCATCTGCCAGGCAATATTCTTCTTGTGAGCGATGATATTGATGTATTAGTAAAACTCACTGTGCGATTGTTAATGCTGCCAGCGGCCATTGCATTAGTGGTGGTACTTTCGCGCGTTCCTGGGATAAATAAAATCTTGGAACTGATGGGACGCCATACACTTGTGCTGTATTTGGGGCATCCGATCGCTCTCACCTTATTGTTTAACTTCACCTACAGGTATGAGGAAATAGCATTTACCGAAGAGACTGGCAGCCTTTGGGATTCGCCAACCTTGTGGATTGGTTATTGTATCCTCATTGCCTTTGGCGGCGGCGTACTTGTTGAATGTCTAAAACGTATTCCCGTGCTCTCATGGGTGGTTGTTCCGCGACCAACGCCATGGGATGTATTGGATAAAATTCGTTCCCGCTCCAAGAAAAGTGTGGTCAGCGGTACGCATGATGTTGCTGTGACACAACGTTCGTAA
- a CDS encoding lysophospholipid acyltransferase family protein has translation MQNKWYWAFKSILVGPLLRLYNRPTITGLEHIPTTGSAILASNHQAVTDSFFLPLLCPRQITFLAKQEYFTGTGVIGGLQRWFFTSVGQVPIDRSSANAAQAAIDTGMAILNRGDLLGIYPEGTRSPDGRIYKGKTGMAFMALGAKAPIVPVAMIGTRAANPIGSWILRPAKVGIRIGEPIDPNAYVESQGLDPQSYEAARALTDYVVAKLAELSGQEYVDAYAADVKAALAAGEGHPKGTEPTNF, from the coding sequence ATGCAAAACAAGTGGTACTGGGCATTTAAAAGCATATTGGTGGGGCCTCTCTTAAGGCTGTACAACCGTCCCACCATAACCGGGCTGGAGCATATTCCTACTACTGGAAGCGCAATACTTGCTTCAAACCATCAAGCGGTTACGGATTCCTTTTTTCTGCCGTTGCTATGCCCACGGCAAATCACCTTCCTGGCCAAACAAGAATATTTCACCGGTACCGGCGTTATAGGAGGATTGCAGCGGTGGTTTTTTACTAGCGTTGGACAAGTCCCAATTGACCGCAGCTCAGCAAATGCGGCCCAAGCCGCTATTGATACCGGCATGGCAATACTCAATCGTGGTGATCTCTTAGGTATATACCCAGAGGGAACCCGTTCACCAGACGGACGTATATATAAAGGCAAAACAGGTATGGCTTTTATGGCTCTCGGCGCCAAGGCACCGATTGTACCCGTAGCCATGATTGGAACCCGCGCCGCAAATCCAATCGGCTCGTGGATTCTCCGCCCAGCAAAAGTAGGTATCCGAATTGGTGAGCCAATCGATCCTAATGCATATGTGGAATCGCAGGGGCTTGATCCCCAATCCTATGAAGCGGCCCGCGCACTTACCGATTACGTTGTTGCGAAACTTGCCGAACTATCTGGACAAGAGTACGTAGACGCCTATGCGGCGGATGTAAAAGCCGCTCTTGCAGCTGGTGAAGGGCACCCTAAGGGCACGGAGCCAACAAACTTCTAG